The following nucleotide sequence is from Futiania mangrovi.
CGGGCAACCTCCTGGTAGGCTTCCGTGACCCCGCCGAGATCGCGGCGGAAGCGGTCCTTGTCGAGCTTCTCGCCCGTTTCGATGTCCCACAGGCGGCACGAATCGGGGCTGATCTCGTCGGCGAGCACGATGCGCATCATGTCGTTCTCGTAAAGCCGGCCGAATTCCAGCTTGAAGTCGACGAGCCGGATGCCGATGCCGAGGAAGAGGCCCGACAGGAAGTCGTTCACGCGCAGCGCCAGCGCGATCATGTCGTCGAGGTCCTGCGTCGAGGCCCAGCCGAAGGCGGTGATGTGCTCTTCCGACACCATCGGGTCGCCCAGCGCGTCGTTCTTGTAATAGAACTCGACGATGGAGCGGGGCAGGGAGGAGCCTTCCTCCAGGCCAAGCCGCTTCGACAGAGAGCCAGCCGCGACATTGCGCACCACGACCTCGATCGGGATGATCTCCACCTCGTGGACAAGCTGTTCGCGCATGTTCAGGCGGCGGATGAAGTGCGTGGGGACGCCCAGCTCGTTCAGCCGCGTCATGATGTATTCGGAGATGCGGTTGTTCAGCACCCCCTTGCCGTCGAGCACCGCGCGCTTCTCGTTGTTGAACGCCGTGGTGTCGTCCTTGAAGTACTGGATGAGGGTGCCGGGCTCCGGGCCCTCGTACAGCACCTTGGCCTTGCCTTCGTAAATCCGTCTGCGCCGTGCCATGGGGTGGCCTGCCTCGCCGAAAAGGGGGCTTCAGAAGGGACGCCGTG
It contains:
- the purC gene encoding phosphoribosylaminoimidazolesuccinocarboxamide synthase, with amino-acid sequence MARRRRIYEGKAKVLYEGPEPGTLIQYFKDDTTAFNNEKRAVLDGKGVLNNRISEYIMTRLNELGVPTHFIRRLNMREQLVHEVEIIPIEVVVRNVAAGSLSKRLGLEEGSSLPRSIVEFYYKNDALGDPMVSEEHITAFGWASTQDLDDMIALALRVNDFLSGLFLGIGIRLVDFKLEFGRLYENDMMRIVLADEISPDSCRLWDIETGEKLDKDRFRRDLGGVTEAYQEVARRLGLMPGEGQSASAT